A DNA window from Schistocerca gregaria isolate iqSchGreg1 chromosome 2, iqSchGreg1.2, whole genome shotgun sequence contains the following coding sequences:
- the LOC126335127 gene encoding uncharacterized protein LOC126335127, producing the protein MLRQALAILVIAAAASASYPKRTVLFQDPTTWTGEGKCCMGVFNTPHRYLGSYLVTALYFSSHVRNYATLEIGPEQQDINITMSEFPAGGDAWRVVGTGRYTGVSEPTQLLRIPITYQTDPTAAYLFEIVYGGPLTYPSYGAIDVSAGPYNTTSNYFILGIDYENP; encoded by the exons ATGCTGAGACAGGCTTTAGCTATCCTGGTGATCGCAGCTGCTGCCAGTG CCTCGTACCCGAAGAGGACAGTCCTGTTCCAAGACCCTACCACCTGGACCGGCGAAGGGAAGTGCTGCATGGGTGTCTTCAACACGCCCCACCGCTACCTCGGATCCTACCTGGTGACGGCCCTGTACTTCAGCAGCCACGTGCGCAACTACGCGACGCTGGAGATCGGCCCTGAGCAGCAGGACATCAATATCACCATGAGCGAGTTCCCTGCTGGAGGGGATGCCTGGAGGGTGGTGGGTACCGGCAGGTATACGGGGGTGTCTGAGCCCACGCAGCTGCTGAGGATCCCCATCACCTACCAGACCGACCCCACGGCCGCCTACCTGTTCGAGATCGTGTATGGTGGCCCCCTCACCTACCCCAGCTATGGCGCCATCGATGTCTCCGCGGGACCCTACAACACGACAAGCAACTACTTCATACTCGGTATTGACTACGAGAACCCATGA